GTGCCGTTCGAGGTCGGTGTGGTCTCGGCGCACCGCACGCCGCAGCGCATGCTCGACTACGCCAAGACCGCCGCCGAGCGGGGCATCCAGGTGATCATCGCCGGGGCGGGAGGTGCCGCGCATCTGCCCGGCATGGTGGCGTCGGCCACGCCGCTGCCGGTGATCGGGGTACCGGTGCCGTTGGCCCGGCTGGATGGCATGGATTCACTGCTGTCCATCGTGCAGATGCCGGCCGGGGTGCCGGTGGCGACGGTTTCCATTGGCGGAGCGCGGAATGCGGGCTTGCTGGCGGTACGAATTCTGGGCTCCGCGGACGCCGAGCTGCGGGCGAGGATGGTGAAGTTCCAGGCCGATCTGGAAGCCATGGTGCTGGCCAAGGACGCCGCCCTGCGCGATCGCCTGCTGGGCGACGCCTGACGTCAATCCCCGATCAGCTCGCGAATGCGGGGAGTGAGGGACTCGACCGGCTCATCGGTCGACATCACCACCACCGCGGTGCGGCCGCCGCCGCCCCGGTAGATCGGCCAGGTTGCGGCCAGCGCCTCGGCCAGGTCCGACCGTGGGTTGGCCACCTCGCCGCGCAGCCATCGGCGCAGCACATAGTTGTGCGCGGCGACCACGGCGTTGGCGAAGAGTTCGGCGCGTAGGTCCGCCGTCCAATCCCCGGCTTGCGCGTTGCGCAGATGTTTGGTGAACAGCCGGACATACCGTGACACCACGGCCGTTTCGAAGTCGCGCAGCGCAGTTACCGAGCGGGTGAGCCGGTACCGCGTACGGGCGCGTTCGCCCTCGGCGAGGTAGTTCTCGAAAACCGATGTGGTTGCCACGGCGATGACCTCGGCGGGCAGCGCTTCGGCAGGCGCCGCCGACAACCTCTCGTCGGCGCGCCGCAGCAGCGTCTCATGATCGGGAAAGATCAACGCCTCTTTCGAGCCGAACTGACGAAACGCGGTGGTGCGTCCGACCCCCGCCCGCGCCGCGATGTCGTCGACGCTGGTGGCCTCGTACCCACATTCTTCGAACAGTTCGAATGCCGCGCTGACCAGGCGCTCCCGGGTGCTTGGCAATTCGGGCATGAGCGCACCTTTCGTGGGACTGAGTGCCGATGCTATGGTACTGAGTACCAAAAGTAGCAGGACGATGCACTCGATGTGCAGTCCGCGCAACGATTGATCCAAGAGAGCCACGAGCGCAGAGCTAGGGAGAAGATCATGGCCGGCTGGGGCGGTAACCCATCATTCGATCTGTTTCAGTTGCCCGAGGAGCACCAAGAGCTCCGGGCGGCGATCCGGGCGCTGGCGGAGAAGGAAATTGCCCCGCACGCTGCCGACGTCGACGAGAACGCGCGCTTCCCGGAGGAAGCGCTGCAGGCCCTGAATGCCTCGGGGTTCAACGCGATTCACGTGCCGGAGGAGTACGGCGGCCAGGGTGCCGACTCGGTGGCGGCCTGCATCGTGATCGAGGAAGTGGCCCGGGTGGACTGCTCGGCCTCGCTGATTCCGGCGGTCAACAAGCTGGGCACGATGGGCCTGATCCTGCGCGGCTCCGATGAGCTCAAGAAGCAGGTGCTGCCCTCGCTGGCCTCCGGTGAGGCGATGGCCTCCTACGCGCTGAGCGAGCGCGAGGCCGGCAGCGACGCCGCAGGCATGCGCACCCGCGCCAAGGCCGACGGCGACGACTGGATCCTCAACGGCACCAAGTGCTGGATCACCAACGGCGGCAAGTCGACCTGGTACACCGTGATGGCGGTGACCGACCCCGACAAGGGCGCCAACGGCATCTCGGCGTTCGTCGTGCACAAGGACGACGAGGGCTTCACCGTCGGCCCCAAGGAGCGCAAGCTCGGCATCAAGGGCAGCCCGACCACCGAGCTGTACTTCGAGAACTGCCGGATCCCGGGTGACCGGATCATCGGTGAGCCCGGTACCGGTTTCAAGACCGCGCTGGCGACCCTGGATCACACTCGCCCGACCATCGGTGCGCAGGCCGTGGGTATCGCCCAGGGTGCGCTGGACGCGGCGATCGCCTACACCAAGGACCGCAAACAGTTCGGTACCGCCATCGCCGATTTCCAGGCCGTGCAGTTCATGCTGGCCGATATGGCGATGAAGCTGGAGGCCGCACGCCTGATGGTCTACCACGCCGCGGCACGTGCCGAGCGCGGCGAGACCAACCTCGGGTTCATCTCGGCAGCGTCGAAGTGCTTCGCGTCCGACGTGGCCATGGAGGTCACCACCGACGCCGTGCAGCTGTTCGGCGGTGCCGGCTACACCGTGGACTTCCCGGTCGAGCGGATGATGCGCGACGCCAAGATCACCCAGATCTACGAGGGCACGAATCAGATCCAGCGCGTGGTGATGAGCCGCGCCCTGCTCAAGTAATCCAACGCCGCTCCAGTGGCCAGTTAATGCACGCTTTCACCGAAAGGCTGTGCAATAACTGGCCATTGGGCATTTGGGCGTAGCGCTAGCCTCGGGTGACCTTCTCGGTGGTGCGACGCCGATCCTGCGCGCCCGCATCGGCATTGGCCACCTGAACCAGTGACGCCCCGACCGCGAACACCGCCAGCAGATTCGTGATCAGCTCGTCGGGGGTGTTCCAGGACGCGGTGGAGAGCACCCGGTCGGAACCGGTGAAACCCTGTGTGGCCGCGGCATTGCGGGCCGATTCCAGTACCTCGGCGACCGACTGCCCGGCCAGCGCCGGACCCGGCACACGCTCCGGCACGATCTGGTCGCCGTGCACGCGCACTGCCGTGGCGTAGTCGGTGACTCCGATGGGCAGATCCTCGGCGGGCTTGCCGAACGGATCCAACGACAGCACCGCGACCTCGCCGCCGGCCACCGCCTCGTCGGCCTCGTCGAGCCGTTCCCGGGTACACAGGGCCATGTCGGCGTCCGTCATGCCCGATTGCTCCTCGCGTGCGCCGGCCAGCACCACCTCGGCACCGATCCACCAGATCCCGAACAGCACCGCGGCGGTCTGCCAGTGCGCGGGCAGCAGCACCGCCACGCGCGTTCCCGGGCCGGCGCCCATCTCGTCGCGCAAAAGGTTGGCGGTCTTGGCGGCCCAGTTGGCCATGGTCACGGTCGACAACTCGATCCGCTCACCGGTGGCGTCGTCGTAATAGGTGATCCGAGGCCCCGCCGGATCCGCTGCCAACAACGGATCCAGCACCGCGGCGCTGACTGTGCTCATGCCTCTGGTTCTACTCGAGGACGGTCAGTTCACACACTTGGGATCGTCCGAACCCGCGGTGAGGATCGGCGACGGCGGTGGCGGCGGGCTCGATTCCCCGGTGTCGCTGTAGGTGTCGCCGACGGAGGCCGGACCCACCGCGGACGGGTCCATGCCATCGGAGCCGGGCCCGGTGTAGTCCGCGGCCAGCACCACCCGCACCGCCCCGGGGGGCAGTGTCGAATCCTCGTTCACCGGCAGTCCGCCGAGATCCTTCGACACCGCCTGGGCGCCGAGGTCGTCGCGTTTGGCCGCCAGCACCTGGCTGGACGCGGGCGGGGCGCCTTCGTGATTGCCGGTGGCGCCGGGCTGGAAGCCCTTGTTGGTGAGCACCTGCGAGACGGCGGCGGCCAGGCCGTTGATGTCGGTGCCGTTGACCACCTCGACGGTGGTGGTGTCGGGGGAGTAGCTGAGCTGTTCGGTCTTGCCCGCGTCCTGGTCCTGCAGCAGGCTCGACACCCACTCATGGACTTCGGTGGGGTCGACGCGGACCACGCTCTGCATCCCGTCGTCGCTCCAGCCGTCCTCCCGAAGGACCGGGATGGTGGCGAACGCCACGCTGCCGCCGGCCAGCTTCTGCAGCTGCTGGATGAAATCCATGATGTCCCAGCCGTCGGAGATCACCATCGAGCGCTGCACGGCCTCGCGCAACTTGCTCAGGGTGCCCGGGCTCGACAGTGTCTTCGTCGAGATCACATCATGCGCCAGCGAGGCCATCACCGACTGCTGACGGGTCACCCGGTCGAGGTCACCGCGCGGCAGGTCGTGGCGTTGCCGAACGAAGCTCAGCGCCTGCGGGCCGTCGAGCTTCTGCCAGCCTGCCGGGAAATCAGCACCCGAGAGAGGTTCGTACACCGCGTCTTTCAGACACACGTTGACGCCGCCCAGGGCATCGGTGATCAACGCGAAGCCGAGCAGGCCGATCTCGGCGTAATGGTCAACGGTGACGCCGGTGAGAGCGGCGACGGTCTCGATCAGCTCTTCGCGGGCGGCCTCGGTGGCCTTGGGCTCCGCGACGGCCGGATCCTCGCCCTCGACCTCGACGAGTTGCTTCATCTCCTCGAGCTTCACCTCGCCGAAGACGCCGTTGATCTTCATCTTTCCCCTACCCGGTGCCTGGACGTACGAGTCGCGCGGGATGGAGATGGCGGTGGCCGACTTCCCGTTGTTGGGGATGCGCACCAGGATGATGGTGTCGGTGTTCGTCGAGACGTCGTCGCCGGCACGCAACGTCTCAAGCTCTTGCTGCGACAGCGGGTTGCCGTGTGCGTCGGTGCGGCTGTCCATACCGACCAGCAGGATGTCGATCGCTCCGTCGTCACCGCCACCGCCGAGCGCCGCCGAGCTGATGTGGTTGATGCCCGATTCGAAGGAGCGGATCTGGGTCCAGGCCACCCCTGTTCCGAGCACCACAGCCGACGCTGTGGCCACAGCGAGGGAGCGAAGCAGGGGGAATGGCACGTGCCCAGGCTACTTGCGGCATGGTCGTGAGCCGGGTAACGACGATCGGCGTGCCAGACTCTGCGCATGACGCAACGGATTGTGATCACCGGGGCCGGCGGCATGGTCGGCCAGGTATTGGCTGATCAGGCACGTCATGAGGGCCGGGACGTGCTGGCCCTGACCTCCGCTGAATGTGATATCGCCAACGCTGAGGCGATCCGGCAATTCGTCGAGCCCGGCGACGTGGTGATCAACTGCGCGGCATTCACGCAGGTGGACGCCGCAGAAAACGACCAGGACAGGGCCCACACCGTCAATGCCGTCGGTCCTGGCAACCTTGCCACGGTGTGTGCACAGGTCGGTGCCGGTCTGGTCCACATCTCCACCGATTACGTATTCGGGGCGTCCCGTGAGCGCCGTACACCGTATGAGATCGACGACGTGGCCGGTCCGGTCAACGTCTACGGCCAGACCAAGCTGGCCGGCGAACATGCGGTACTTGCCGCCAAACCCGATGCCCATGTGGTCAGGACCGCCTGGGTGTACCGCGGCGGCGACGGGAAAGACTTCGTGGCGACCATGCGCCGGCTGGCGGCCGGAGACGACCCGGTGGAAGTGGTCGCCGACCAGGTCGGGTCACCGACCTACACCGGTGACCTGGTCTCGGCCCTGCTGCAGATCGCCGACGGCGGCGTTCAGCCCGGTGTGCTGCATGCCGCCAACTCCGGAGCGGCCAGCCGGTTCGAGCAGGCGCGGGCGACGTTCGCCGCTGTCGGGGCTGATCCGGAGCGGGTGCGGCCGGTCGGCAGCGACCGGCATCCGCGTCCCGCGCCGCGACCGGCCTACACCGTCCTTTCGGCGCTGCGGTCCGCAGAGGCGGGCCTGACGCCGCTGCGGGATTGGCGGGAAGCGCTGGTGGCAGCGGTTGGAAAAGAAGACCCCTCCGGCCCGCTACCCTCTACGCCGTGACTTTGGATGCGGCCCGCCCGCTCGTCGTGGTGACGGTGACGTACTCGCCGGGCCCACACCTGGACCGTTTCCTCGCGTCGCTCGCCTTGGCCACCGACCGGCCCGTGACAGTCATCATCGCCGACAACGGCTCGACCGACGGAGCCCCCGAACAGGCCGAGAAGCGCTACCCGAACGTGCGCCTGCTCCGGACCGGCAGCAATCTGGGTTACGGCAGCGCCGTCAACCGCGGCGCCGAGAAGATCTCCGAGGGTGACTGCGAAGAGTTCTTCATCGTGGCCAACCCCGACGTGCAGTGGGGTCCGCATTCGATCGACATGCTGATCGACGCGGCCCAGCGGTGGCCGCGTGCCGGCGCGCTCGGTCCGCTGGTCCGCGACCCTGACGGTTCGGTCTACCCGTCGGCACGCCACCAACCCAGCCTGGTCCGTGGCGGCATGCACGCCGTGGTCGGCCCGTTCTGGAAATCCAATCCGTGGACGGCCGCCTACCGTCAGGACCGCCAGGACCCCAGTGAACGCGAGGTCGGCTGGCTGTCGGGTTCGTGCCTGTTGATGCGCCGCGCCGCGTTCGACGCGGTCGGCGGGTTCGACGAGCGCTACTTCATGTATATGGAAGACGTCGATCTCGGCGACCGGATTTCCCGCGCCGGCTGGCAGAACGTCTATGTGCCGTCGGCCGAGGTACTGCACCACAAGGGGCACTCCACCGGCCGGGACCCGGCGCGCAACTTGGCCGCCCATCACCGCAGTACCTACACTTTCCTGGCTGATCGATACCCGGCGCCGTGGCAGGCGCCGTTACGGTGGACAATTCGGGGCGCGCTGGCAGCACGTGCGGGCCTGGTGGTCGGTAGTTCTCGACGTAAACAGGCGAAAGGGCGCTGAGGTGATCAATCCTGCGGAAGTGGACGCCGTCGTCCTCGTCGGTGGACGTGGCACCAGGCTCCGGCCCTTGACTCTCTCGGCACCCAAGCCGATGCTCCCGACGGCCGGTGTGCCGTTTCTCACCCATCTGCTGGCCCGGATAGCCGAAGCCGGCATCAAGCATGTGGTGATGGGCACCTCCTACAAGGCGGAGGTGTTCGAGGAGGCGTTCGGTGACGGGTCTGATCTCGGACTCGAGATCGAATACGTCACGGAGACCGAGGCTCTCGGCACCGGTGGTGCCATCGCCAACGTGGCGGACAAGCTGCGTTACGACACCGCCATGGTGTTCAACGGCGATGTGCTGTCGGCGGCGGACCTCGGCGCGCTGCTGGAGTCGCATGACACCCACCAGGCCGATCTGACACTGCACCTGGTGCGCGTCAGCGATCCGCGGGCGTTCGGCTGTGTGCCCACCGATGCCGACGGTCGCGTGACGGCGTTCCTGGAGAAGACCCAGGACCCGCCCACCGATCAGATCAACGCCGGCTGCTATGTCTTCAAAAAGCATGTGATCGACCAGATTCCGAAGGGCCGGCCCGTGTCGGTCGAACGCGAGGTGTTCCCCGGCCTGCTCACCGACGGGTTGAAGGTGTGCGGATACGTCGACGCCTCCTACTGGCGCGACATGGGCACGCCCGAGGATTTCGTTCGCGGATCGGCCGATCTGGTCCGCGGCATCGCACCGTCACCCGCACTCAACGGTCAGCGCGGTGAGTCCCTGGTGCACGAGGGCGCGGCGGTCGCCCCCGGGGCATTGGTGATCGGCGGCTCCGTGGTGGGACGTGGCGCCGAGATCGGTGCCGGCGCTCGCCTCGACGGCGCGGTGATCTTCGACGGAGTACGCGTGGAAGCCGGTGCGGTGATCGAACGTTCGATCATCGGTTTCGGTGCCCGCATCGGCCCACGGGCACTGATCCGCGACGGGGTGATCGGTGACGGCGCCGACATCGGTGCGCGCTGCGAGCTGTTGCGCGGCGCCAGGGTGTGGCCCGGGGTGTCGATTCCCGACGGCGGCATCCGGTACTCCACCGACGTCTGACGCTCGGCGCTGAGAAAAGTGTGTTTGCCGGCCCCCGTCGACCCTTAGGATCGGATCGGCGAAAGGGGAGGGCAATGTTCATGGGCGGATTCAACAGGCGACGGCGCGCACCGATCGCGCCGATCGCGGCGCTGTTGGTGCTCGGAGGGGTTCTCGGTGTCACTGCGCCCGAGGCGGTCGCGTGGCCCATCCCGCTCACATGGGAAGACAACGCGTACCTCAAGGCCACCCGCGGCGTGTTCCCCGGCGACGACGACCAGTTGCTGATGGTCGGCCGGGAGATGTGCCGCCTGCTCTACACCGGTACGCCGGCGCAGGCAGTGATCGACCAGATGGCGGGCCAGTACGGCGCCGCTCCGGACCAGGCAGCGGTGGCGTTGCGCGCTGCGCGCCGGGCGTACTGTACCCAGGCGCCGGGCTAGACGGTTCCCGTCACGGTCCCCGCGAGCTGGGTCAATCCGAAGTCGGTACCTTCGGGCAGCGCATCCAGCGGCCACCATCGCAGATCCAAAGACTCGTCGCTGCAGGCGATCTCGGCACCTTCCGGTGCCCGCACCACGAACTGCATGTCGAGGTGACGGGTCGGCACCCCCAGTGAGCAGGTCACCGGGTGCACGTGCAGTGCGGCCAGTTGCGCCTCGATGTTCAACCCGGTGATGCCGGACTCCTCGGCGGCCTCGCGCAGGGCGGCGGCCTGAATGTCGGAATCCGTTTCCTCACAATGCCCGCCGAGTTGCAGCCAACGGCCGAAGCGTGGATGCAGGGTGAGCAAGGTCTTGGTGCCCGTATGGTCGACGACCAGTGCCGAGGCGGTGATGTGGCCGGGCACGCATGCCCGAAGGCAGGCGTCGGGGCGGGCGGCCAGAAACGACAGCACGGCATGACGCAGGGTGTCCTGGCCGGGATCGGCTGTCTGCCAATGCGTCAGCATCTCGACCGCCGAAGTGTGCAGACTCTCGGCGCTCACTTCACCACCAGCAGGCCGTCGGTGGGTACCGGGTCGCGCGGCGGCTGGGGGTCGGCGGGGTGTCCGATCGCGATGGCGCCCAACGGCTCCCAATCGTCCGGTAGATCGAGCTCGGAGCGCACCAGATCGCCGGCGAAGATCGTCGAGCCGATCCAGCAGCTGCCCACCTCACGCACCGCCAGCGCCACGAGCAGAGCCTGCACCGCCGCCCCGACGGCCACGGTGAACATGGTGTGCTCGGCCTGGGTGCGCGCCGCGTCCGGATAACTGTGGGCGCCGTCGGGAACCAGGAACGGAATCACCAGTTCCGGGGCGTCATACAGGATCTGGCCACGGTTCACGCGCCGCTCGACCGACTCGGGATCTCGGCCGTCTCCGCTCAGGTCGGCGCGCCACTTGTCCTTCATCCGGTCCAGCAACCGGACACGGGTGGCGTTGTCCTGAACCCAGACGAAGCGCACCGGACGGGTGTGGTGCGGTGCGGGCGCCGTGAGCGCCTCGCTGACCGCGGCTTCGATGAGCGCGTGGTCGACGGGCTCGTCGGAGAACGCACGCACCGAGCGGCGCAGCAGTTGAGCTTGGCTGCGCCCCAGCTGGATCGACTCGGCGGTGCCGAGCCAGAACAGATCATCCTCGCCGGATCGCAGCAGCGTGCGTGCGCTTGAGCCGTCGTCGGTCAGATCGAGCCCGCGTACCACTGCCACCGGGATCGAGGTGAGCTTGCCCTTCACCAGATCCGCTGCGGCAGCGATCTCGTCGGCCACGGCCACCTCGGTGACCAATAGTTCGTTACCGTGCCGGTCGCGCGCGCCGGCGTAGCCGTGCAGCACCGTCAGCCCCGATGCGCCGATCGCGAAGTCAGCCTGGCCGTTGCGCCATGCGCGTCCCATCGTGTCGGTGATCACGACGGCGACCGTGATGCCGAGTTGCTCACGCAGGCCGTTGCGGAGCGCCTGCGCACTGCCGTCGGGATCGACTGGCAGCAGGGCCAACTCGTTCGAGTCGACATTGGAGCCGTCGACTCCGGCTGCGGCCTGGACCAGGCCGATGGCGTTCTCGGTGATCAGGGTCCGGCCCTTACGTGCCAAGACACGAACGGCCTCACTGTCGATCAGCTTGCGCCGCAGGGTATCCCGCTCATCGGGATCCGAAGGAGCGGCGACGATGCGGCCCTCGCACTTGGAGACGATCTTGCTGGTGACCACCAGCACATCACCGTCGCGCAGCCAGGGTGCCGCCCCGGCCAGCGCGGCGGCCAGGTCGTCTCCGGGCCGGAACTCCGGAAGCCCTGGTACCGGCAGGATCTCGACGCGGTCCGCGGACCCGTGCTCGGTGCTCACAGGGCGACGCCGGCCAGGTCAAGACCCGCCCGCACCATCTCTGCGGTGGTCGGAGGGTCTGTCATCAGCAGCGGGACGGCGCGCACCTGAACGCCCTCGATCTCGGCGGTGTCGCCCTCGTGCACCAGCCAGCCGTCCAGGATTCCGGTGCCAGAACGAGCGCCGAAATGCCGGCCGACGGCCTGTGAGGTGGATTCCACGCCGATGATGGACAGGCACTCATCTGCCATGCCGCGCAACGGTTTTCCGTTGACGATGGGGGAGTAGCCGATCACCGGCGCCTTGGTCGAGCGCAGCGCGCCGCGGACACCGGGGATCTGCAGGATCGGCCCGATGCTCACCACAGGATTCGACGGTGCCAGCAACACCACGTCCGCATCGGCGATCGCCTCGGTGACGCCCGGTGCGGCGGTTGCTTGTTCCGCGCCGACGAACGCAAAGCTGTGCGAGGGCACCTGGGCGCGGTAGCGCACCCACCACTCCTGGAAGTGGATGGCCCGGCGCGCTCCGTCCTCGGGGTCGGTGATCACCACGTGGGTTTCGCTGCGGTCGTCGGTGACGGGCAGCAGCTGCGCCCCGGGTGACCAGCGCTTACACAGCGCCTCGGTGACCTGCGACAACGGGTAGCCGGCCCGCAGCATCTGGGTGCGGACCAGGTGGGTGGCCAGATCCCGGTCGCCCAGGCCGAACCAGTCCGGTTGCACGCCGTAGGCAGCGAGTTCTTCCTTGGCGTGCCACGTTTCGTTGCGGTGGCCCCAGCCGCGTTCGGGATCGATGCCGCCGCCCAGGGTGTACATGCAGGTGTCGAGGTCAGGACAGATCCGTACGCCGTGCATCCAGGCGTCGTCACCGACGTTCACGATCGCGGTGAGTTCGTGCTTGCTGTCGGACCCGGCGAACTGGCCGAGGCCGAGCAGGTGCTGGACCCCCAGCAAAAACCGGGCGCCTCCGACGCCGCCGACCAGAACGGTGATCTTCACAACGTCCGACCCTAGGCGTTGAGGGCGTGCGGATGGAAACGGCGTCGTCACGAGCAGGACACGCCGATGTCGCGACGCGCCGATTTGACATTACGGGATGGTATGAATTCCCGCTCTGGCGCTTGACCCCGGCAGCTAACACGTGTGTAATCACAGATGTGTCATTTCCCGGTTGGTGACCGATTCCGGTGTCGCGGACCGAGATTCGATCAACTGTTCGAATGGGGTGACCGCACATCACCATAGTGGGGCTCCACTTAGGATCTACGAGACCGAGTGAGGAGGCGGGGGATAATGTCTTATGAGAGCGGCGATTTCGATCGTGTGGTCCGGTTCGACGGCCGGCTACTCGGCTCGGTAGACAACGCACCGCACATCAACACGGGACCGGCACCGATGGGGGAAACCGGACGTCCCCAGCTGAGTCTGGTTCCCGAGCACATTGATGTTGATCCGGAAACCGAAGACGACCAATGGCAGGAACGTGCGCTGTGCGCACAGACCGACCCGGAGGCGTTCTTCCCGGAGAAGGGCGGGTCTACCCGCGAAGCCAAGCGCATCTGCCAGGGCTGCGAGGTGAAGGACGCATGCCTGGAATACGCGCTCGCGCACGATGAGCGCTTCGGAATCTGGGGAGGATTGTCGGAACGCGAGCGGCGCAGGCTCAAGCGCGGCATCATCTGACGCGCTACGCGTAGAGCGCTACACCGTGGGTGTGGCGCTAGGCGTCAGTCGTCGTCGATCGTTGGGTCGATGACTGACGGTTCAACTCCCAGATAGGTGGCCACTTGGGCCACCAGGATTTCATGCAGCAAGTCAGCAAGCTCATCGGATCCTTTGACCCGGCGCTCGATGGGCTTGCGGAACAAGACAATTCGAGCCCGGGTCGGATTTCCTCTGACGTCAACCCCAGCAGGTATCAGCCGCGCCAGCGCGATCGGTCCGTCGGCGATGACCTCCGGTGGCCATTGCACACTGTCGGGGTCTTTCGGAGACATCCGCGGAATCTCGTCGACGGCGACATCGAGTTCTCGGATCCGCGACGCCCACCGCCGTTCGATCGGCTCATAGGCTTCCAGCACCGCCATGTCGAAGCGCTCGGCACGACTCCGCCACCCGGGCACCGAGCGCGGAAGCAACGGCCCGCGCATGTCGCGACCGCGCCGCGATCTCCATGGGTTGCGCTGAGCCACGGCGATGATCGTAACGGTTCGGGATCGGGGACCCGACGGCTGCGCGTGTCCGGCACCGCACAGCGACCGTCCAAAGTAATCTCTGGAGCGTGAATGTTCCCCGTCGCTGCTGCCGGCCCGGGTGCCCGCACTATGCCGTGGCGACGCTGACCTTCGTCTACTCCGACTCCACGGCTGTAGTCGGACCCCTGGCCACGGTATCCGAACCCCACTCCTGGGACCTTTGCGTCGGCCACGCCGGCCGTATCACGGCACCGCGAGGCTGGGAGCTGGTCCGCCACGCCGGGCCGTTGCCGACCCACCCCGACGAGGACGATCTGGTGGCGTTGGCCGATGCGGTCCGCGAAGGCCAGCCGGGCGCGGTTCCCCACGGCGGAGTGGTGGCCGGATTCTCCGATCCCTCCACCGGTGTGGGCGCCGGCGCGGTGATGGCGCCGCAGGCACGTCCCGCCGAGACCAACGGCCGCCGTCGCGGGCACCTGCGGGTGCTGCCGGACCCCGACCAGTGACTTGCACTGATCAGACCTGATCGGACGACGGCCGGCCCAAGAGTAGTGAACGTGTCGAGGTCGCCCGACGGTTAGGCTGGCGCCAACGATCCCGTTTCACAAGGAGCTATATGTCTAGGCCAGCGGCGGCTGTTCACGATGTCATCAAGGCCTATGACGTCCGTGGTCTGGTGGGTAGCCAAATCGACGAAGCCTTCGTGGCCGAGGTCGGCGCCGCGTTCGCCCGACTGGTCCGCGGCGAAGGCGCCCCACAGGTGGTGATCGGCTACGACATGCGGGAGAGCTCGCCGACA
The window above is part of the Mycolicibacterium fortuitum subsp. fortuitum genome. Proteins encoded here:
- a CDS encoding metallopeptidase family protein — encoded protein: MRGPLLPRSVPGWRSRAERFDMAVLEAYEPIERRWASRIRELDVAVDEIPRMSPKDPDSVQWPPEVIADGPIALARLIPAGVDVRGNPTRARIVLFRKPIERRVKGSDELADLLHEILVAQVATYLGVEPSVIDPTIDDD
- a CDS encoding NUDIX hydrolase, which produces MLTHWQTADPGQDTLRHAVLSFLAARPDACLRACVPGHITASALVVDHTGTKTLLTLHPRFGRWLQLGGHCEETDSDIQAAALREAAEESGITGLNIEAQLAALHVHPVTCSLGVPTRHLDMQFVVRAPEGAEIACSDESLDLRWWPLDALPEGTDFGLTQLAGTVTGTV
- a CDS encoding DUF3499 domain-containing protein, which produces MNVPRRCCRPGCPHYAVATLTFVYSDSTAVVGPLATVSEPHSWDLCVGHAGRITAPRGWELVRHAGPLPTHPDEDDLVALADAVREGQPGAVPHGGVVAGFSDPSTGVGAGAVMAPQARPAETNGRRRGHLRVLPDPDQ
- a CDS encoding WhiB family transcriptional regulator, translating into MSYESGDFDRVVRFDGRLLGSVDNAPHINTGPAPMGETGRPQLSLVPEHIDVDPETEDDQWQERALCAQTDPEAFFPEKGGSTREAKRICQGCEVKDACLEYALAHDERFGIWGGLSERERRRLKRGII
- the cofD gene encoding 2-phospho-L-lactate transferase, translated to MKITVLVGGVGGARFLLGVQHLLGLGQFAGSDSKHELTAIVNVGDDAWMHGVRICPDLDTCMYTLGGGIDPERGWGHRNETWHAKEELAAYGVQPDWFGLGDRDLATHLVRTQMLRAGYPLSQVTEALCKRWSPGAQLLPVTDDRSETHVVITDPEDGARRAIHFQEWWVRYRAQVPSHSFAFVGAEQATAAPGVTEAIADADVVLLAPSNPVVSIGPILQIPGVRGALRSTKAPVIGYSPIVNGKPLRGMADECLSIIGVESTSQAVGRHFGARSGTGILDGWLVHEGDTAEIEGVQVRAVPLLMTDPPTTAEMVRAGLDLAGVAL
- a CDS encoding coenzyme F420-0:L-glutamate ligase, whose translation is MSTEHGSADRVEILPVPGLPEFRPGDDLAAALAGAAPWLRDGDVLVVTSKIVSKCEGRIVAAPSDPDERDTLRRKLIDSEAVRVLARKGRTLITENAIGLVQAAAGVDGSNVDSNELALLPVDPDGSAQALRNGLREQLGITVAVVITDTMGRAWRNGQADFAIGASGLTVLHGYAGARDRHGNELLVTEVAVADEIAAAADLVKGKLTSIPVAVVRGLDLTDDGSSARTLLRSGEDDLFWLGTAESIQLGRSQAQLLRRSVRAFSDEPVDHALIEAAVSEALTAPAPHHTRPVRFVWVQDNATRVRLLDRMKDKWRADLSGDGRDPESVERRVNRGQILYDAPELVIPFLVPDGAHSYPDAARTQAEHTMFTVAVGAAVQALLVALAVREVGSCWIGSTIFAGDLVRSELDLPDDWEPLGAIAIGHPADPQPPRDPVPTDGLLVVK